A single Pseudanabaenaceae cyanobacterium SKYG29 DNA region contains:
- the der gene encoding ribosome biogenesis GTPase Der, with amino-acid sequence MSLPIVAIVGRPNVGKSTLLNRITGEQWAIVYDEPGITRDRTYRRAFWGAHEFMVVDTGGLVFDDDSAFLPQIRQQTLAAVQESTAVIFVVDGQEGLTPGDLQIAEWLRHHPIPVLVAVNKCESESVGLSQAAEFWRLGLGAPFPISSIHGVGTGELMEALVAYLPPPESVTEEEETKVAIVGRPNVGKSSLLNAFTGSERAIVSPIAGTTRDAIDTVVTRGEKRYRLIDTAGIRRKKNVEYGAEFFSINRAFKAIRRSDVVLLVLDAQEGVTEQDQRLAGRIEEEGRGCIIVVNKWDLIEKDSYTIYEYTKNIRTDLQFIDYAPLIFVSALTGQRVPKILDLVDKVAEQHQRRVPTAVLNDALNEAIAWHNPPVSRGGKQGKIYYCTQVATAPPAIVLFVNDPDRFNDTYRRYIEHQLRKSLGFEGTPLKLMWRGKKVREVEKSINRATKV; translated from the coding sequence ATGAGCTTACCGATCGTTGCTATTGTAGGTCGCCCCAATGTGGGTAAGTCAACGCTCCTCAACCGCATTACAGGGGAGCAGTGGGCGATTGTCTATGACGAGCCTGGCATTACGCGGGACCGTACCTACCGTAGGGCGTTTTGGGGAGCCCATGAGTTCATGGTGGTGGACACGGGGGGGTTGGTTTTTGATGATGATTCGGCGTTTTTGCCCCAGATTCGTCAGCAGACCCTGGCGGCGGTACAGGAGTCAACGGCGGTAATTTTTGTGGTGGATGGACAGGAGGGCTTAACCCCAGGGGATTTACAGATTGCGGAGTGGTTGCGCCACCATCCTATTCCTGTCCTAGTGGCGGTAAATAAGTGTGAGTCGGAAAGTGTGGGGCTGTCCCAAGCGGCGGAGTTCTGGCGGTTGGGCTTGGGGGCACCCTTCCCCATTTCCAGTATTCACGGTGTGGGTACAGGGGAGTTGATGGAAGCGTTGGTAGCCTATTTGCCCCCCCCAGAATCTGTCACGGAGGAGGAGGAAACAAAGGTGGCGATCGTGGGTCGTCCAAATGTGGGCAAGTCCAGTCTCCTCAATGCTTTTACTGGCTCAGAGCGGGCGATCGTCAGTCCCATTGCGGGTACGACTAGAGATGCCATTGATACGGTGGTCACTCGGGGAGAGAAGCGTTACAGGTTGATTGACACGGCGGGGATTCGGCGCAAAAAGAATGTGGAGTATGGGGCAGAATTTTTTAGTATCAACCGTGCTTTTAAGGCAATTCGTCGATCGGATGTGGTGCTTTTGGTGTTGGATGCCCAGGAGGGGGTAACGGAGCAGGATCAGCGGTTAGCGGGACGCATTGAAGAAGAGGGCAGGGGCTGCATTATTGTTGTCAACAAGTGGGATTTGATCGAAAAGGACAGCTACACAATTTATGAGTACACCAAAAATATCAGAACGGACTTGCAGTTCATTGATTACGCTCCTCTAATTTTTGTCAGTGCCTTGACGGGGCAACGGGTACCTAAAATTCTGGACTTGGTAGATAAGGTAGCAGAGCAGCATCAACGTCGTGTACCCACAGCGGTTTTGAACGATGCGCTCAATGAAGCGATCGCTTGGCACAATCCCCCAGTTTCCCGGGGCGGCAAGCAGGGCAAGATTTATTACTGTACTCAGGTGGCAACTGCTCCCCCTGCCATCGTGCTGTTTGTCAATGACCCCGATCGGTTTAATGACACCTATCGCCGCTACATTGAGCATCAACTGCGCAAATCCTTGGGCTTTGAGGGTACACCCCTGAAGTTAATGTGGCGGGGCAAGAAGGTGCGGGAAGTAGAAAAATCCATCAATCGGGCGACCAAGGTGTAA
- the pgeF gene encoding peptidoglycan editing factor PgeF, which produces MSDWYWEGGSLRCRLLDRWQHCFLTKDQNPPTDALFAKQVHGNRCVYGLLVRQAHQPQDCQAHQPQDCQAHQPQDYQAHQPQGYQAHQPQGYQAHQQPQDYQAHQPQDYQAHQQPQEYLDQGHQTHQTQEEDQQPHKNTQAEDRLEADGLWLDRQVAKSIWVCSADCVPILVGDRKRGTVAAVHSGWRGTAAKILPIMVATLVEQGSNLTDLLFALGPAISGEKYQVGQEVADRVLATLTDPVGVLPDELPGHCRLDLRLVQQQQLLELGIPPEHIAIAPYCTYQNPHLFYSYRRSCHTQDGQTGKVQWSGITPWSPD; this is translated from the coding sequence ATGAGTGATTGGTACTGGGAAGGCGGAAGTTTACGGTGTCGTTTACTCGATCGGTGGCAACACTGTTTTCTCACCAAAGACCAGAATCCTCCAACTGATGCCCTCTTTGCCAAACAAGTCCATGGCAATCGCTGTGTCTATGGTCTGTTGGTTCGGCAAGCTCACCAACCCCAGGACTGTCAAGCTCACCAACCCCAGGACTGTCAAGCTCACCAACCCCAGGACTATCAAGCTCACCAACCCCAGGGCTATCAAGCTCACCAACCCCAGGGCTATCAAGCTCACCAACAACCCCAGGACTATCAAGCTCACCAACCCCAGGACTATCAAGCTCACCAACAACCCCAGGAATATCTGGATCAAGGTCACCAAACTCATCAAACACAAGAAGAAGACCAGCAGCCCCACAAAAATACGCAGGCAGAAGACAGACTGGAAGCAGATGGCTTATGGCTCGATCGGCAAGTTGCCAAATCAATCTGGGTCTGTAGTGCCGATTGTGTACCGATTTTAGTGGGGGATAGGAAGAGGGGCACAGTAGCCGCCGTTCACAGTGGTTGGCGGGGGACAGCAGCAAAGATTCTCCCCATCATGGTGGCAACTCTGGTCGAGCAGGGCAGCAACTTGACTGATTTGTTATTTGCTTTGGGTCCTGCTATTAGTGGGGAGAAGTACCAAGTGGGGCAAGAAGTAGCCGATCGGGTGTTAGCCACCCTGACAGACCCTGTGGGAGTATTGCCCGATGAACTACCTGGGCATTGCCGTTTAGATTTGCGTCTTGTGCAGCAACAACAACTCCTGGAGCTGGGCATCCCCCCTGAGCATATTGCCATTGCTCCCTACTGCACCTACCAAAATCCCCATCTCTTCTACTCCTACCGCCGCAGTTGCCACACCCAGGACGGACAGACAGGCAAAGTCCAGTGGTCAGGTATTACACCTTGGTCGCCCGATTGA
- a CDS encoding DUF58 domain-containing protein, whose protein sequence is MLLTDRAYFLLVVVGLVGAVFFGLSPASSRWQVAALALVVGNLAVLGLAVIDVLTIDRVKVRRSIAPRLSIGKPNPVEVTIETASQPCYVEIRDSYPPQFSVSRDTLQLQLGARVRYELGYTIRPDRRGLFTWGDIYVRQRGRWGLAFSQWTVPARQEVAVYPDLVSLKALTIKLAMEAGGAIRQKRRWGIGTEFAELREYRLGDDTRLIDWKATARRNRPLVRVLEPEQEQTLIILLDRGRLMTARVAGLTRFDHGLNALLALALAGLHRGDRVGVGVFDRDMYCWLPPERGQHRLGKIMEQLTAIEPQLLEPDYMTAVGKVVQQQTRRALVVMLTDIIDETASAELLTAMTHLTPRYLPFCVTLRDPEVDRLAHTFPDPASADRIPIAIKDAFNRAVALDLLDQRELAFAKLRQHGVLVLDAPAHQVSQPLVDRYLQLKQRSLL, encoded by the coding sequence ATGTTGTTAACCGATCGGGCTTATTTCTTGTTGGTGGTAGTGGGCTTAGTGGGAGCGGTTTTCTTTGGGCTGTCTCCTGCTTCCTCCCGTTGGCAAGTGGCAGCTTTGGCACTGGTAGTCGGCAATCTGGCTGTCCTCGGTCTGGCGGTTATTGATGTTCTCACCATCGATCGGGTCAAGGTCAGACGGTCGATAGCTCCCCGCCTCTCCATTGGTAAACCCAATCCTGTGGAAGTGACGATCGAGACTGCTTCTCAACCTTGCTATGTGGAAATACGGGACAGTTACCCACCGCAGTTTTCGGTGTCACGGGATACGCTACAGCTGCAACTGGGAGCAAGGGTAAGGTATGAATTGGGTTACACGATTAGACCCGATCGGCGGGGGCTTTTTACCTGGGGGGACATTTATGTGCGGCAGCGGGGGCGATGGGGGCTAGCTTTTTCCCAGTGGACTGTACCTGCTAGACAAGAGGTGGCAGTCTATCCCGATCTGGTCTCCCTCAAGGCTTTGACAATTAAACTGGCAATGGAGGCAGGGGGGGCGATCAGACAAAAGCGGCGCTGGGGCATCGGGACGGAATTTGCGGAATTGCGGGAATATCGTTTGGGGGATGACACCAGGTTAATCGATTGGAAGGCGACAGCGCGGCGGAACCGCCCTCTAGTAAGAGTATTAGAACCAGAACAGGAGCAGACTTTGATTATCCTGCTCGATCGGGGTCGGCTGATGACGGCACGGGTGGCGGGTTTAACCAGGTTCGATCATGGTTTGAATGCTCTTTTAGCTCTAGCGCTGGCGGGACTGCACAGGGGCGATCGGGTGGGAGTAGGAGTATTCGATCGGGATATGTACTGCTGGCTACCGCCAGAACGGGGACAACATCGCCTGGGGAAGATCATGGAGCAACTGACGGCAATTGAGCCTCAGCTCTTGGAACCTGACTATATGACAGCAGTGGGGAAGGTAGTACAGCAACAGACTAGGCGAGCATTGGTGGTAATGCTCACAGACATCATTGACGAGACAGCTTCAGCAGAACTGTTGACAGCTATGACCCATCTCACTCCCCGCTATTTGCCCTTCTGTGTTACCTTGCGCGACCCTGAAGTCGATCGGTTAGCCCACACTTTCCCTGACCCCGCCAGTGCCGATCGGATACCTATTGCCATCAAGGATGCTTTTAATCGGGCAGTTGCCCTCGATTTGCTTGACCAACGGGAACTAGCTTTTGCTAAATTGCGCCAGCACGGGGTGTTAGTTTTGGATGCCCCTGCCCATCAGGTGAGCCAGCCCTTGGTCGATCGGTATTTGCAGTTGAAGCAACGCAGTCTCCTATGA
- a CDS encoding Ycf34 family protein, protein MCICVNCYFVDQCITYHAVEHQHQQPHLTAYPDFMPHNPQINVNIRTQGEEILMEWDVVGCDSFRLEQGKWSRLRPGVAVPT, encoded by the coding sequence ATGTGTATTTGTGTCAATTGTTACTTTGTCGATCAGTGCATCACCTACCATGCGGTGGAACACCAACACCAACAACCCCATCTCACGGCTTACCCCGATTTTATGCCCCATAATCCCCAAATTAATGTCAATATTCGTACCCAAGGGGAAGAAATTCTCATGGAATGGGATGTGGTCGGCTGTGATAGTTTCCGTCTGGAACAGGGGAAATGGTCTCGCCTCCGCCCTGGGGTGGCTGTACCGACCTAG
- a CDS encoding heterodisulfide reductase-related iron-sulfur binding cluster, with protein MATAPTFDQKSPPNPQLIDACVHCGFCLATCPSYRVIGKETDSPRGRIYLMDAINTQEIGLAPNVVQHFDTCLGCLACVTTCPSGVQYDRLISATRAQVERNFSRSPFDFLLRWFIFHIFPYPQRMRWLLYPLWLYQKLGLPSLLRQLGVWRLLPDRLRAMESILPPVTKAAFSDRLPVLVPAQGQKRYRVGVILGCVQRLFQPQVNEATVKVLAANGCEVVIPPVQGCCGALSHHQGQEQQAQQLAREMIDCFRAANVDYVIINAAGCGHTLKEYHHLLADDPQYKDQAKEFVAKVRDIHEFLDAVGMTAELKPIGSAPLRVVYQDACHLLHGQKISLPPRRLLKQIPQLELAEIVDNAICCGSAGVYNILQPQVAEELGRQKVHNLLTPRPDVIASPNVGCALQIRKHLALQHKDVPVLHPVELLARSLGNPLS; from the coding sequence ATGGCAACTGCTCCCACTTTTGATCAAAAATCTCCTCCCAATCCCCAATTGATTGATGCCTGTGTCCATTGCGGTTTTTGTTTGGCTACTTGCCCTAGCTACCGTGTCATCGGTAAGGAAACGGACTCCCCCCGTGGACGTATCTATCTGATGGATGCCATCAATACCCAAGAGATTGGACTTGCTCCTAATGTAGTGCAACACTTTGATACCTGTTTGGGTTGTCTAGCTTGTGTTACTACCTGCCCCTCAGGGGTGCAATACGATCGGCTTATCAGTGCCACCCGTGCCCAAGTGGAAAGAAATTTCTCCCGATCGCCCTTTGACTTCCTGCTGCGTTGGTTTATCTTTCACATCTTTCCCTACCCCCAGAGAATGCGCTGGTTGCTGTACCCGCTGTGGTTGTATCAAAAACTAGGTCTGCCCTCACTTCTGCGTCAACTGGGTGTATGGCGACTGCTGCCCGATCGTCTCCGCGCCATGGAATCGATCTTGCCGCCTGTGACGAAAGCCGCCTTTAGCGATCGGTTACCGGTCTTGGTACCTGCCCAGGGACAAAAGCGCTATCGAGTGGGGGTAATCCTTGGCTGTGTGCAACGCCTGTTTCAACCCCAGGTGAATGAAGCAACGGTCAAGGTACTGGCGGCAAATGGTTGTGAAGTGGTGATTCCCCCCGTACAGGGTTGTTGTGGGGCGCTATCCCATCACCAAGGGCAAGAACAACAGGCACAGCAGCTGGCAAGGGAAATGATCGATTGCTTCAGGGCAGCTAATGTGGATTATGTGATTATCAATGCAGCGGGATGCGGTCATACCTTGAAGGAGTACCACCATTTGTTGGCAGATGACCCCCAATACAAAGACCAGGCGAAGGAGTTTGTGGCTAAAGTCAGAGATATTCATGAATTTTTGGATGCAGTGGGCATGACAGCAGAGTTAAAACCGATCGGGTCTGCTCCTTTGAGGGTGGTTTATCAAGATGCCTGTCATTTGTTGCATGGACAAAAGATTAGCTTGCCACCCCGACGATTGCTCAAACAGATTCCTCAACTAGAACTAGCAGAAATTGTCGATAATGCCATCTGTTGCGGCAGTGCGGGAGTCTATAACATTCTGCAACCGCAAGTGGCAGAGGAATTGGGCAGACAGAAAGTGCATAATTTGTTAACGCCGCGACCTGATGTGATTGCTTCCCCGAATGTAGGGTGTGCTTTGCAAATTCGTAAGCACCTCGCTTTGCAGCATAAAGATGTGCCTGTGTTACATCCTGTGGAGTTATTAGCCCGCTCCCTAGGAAATCCTCTATCATAG
- a CDS encoding AAA family ATPase, with protein MAEAIILIGVPGSGKSTLAQALLQQTSNAVIVSPDRVREQLYGDARIQGNWSEIWRAVESAFARASADRHSVIYDATNYRAEYRRKVIDLARKYGFDPIRGWWLNEPLWVCLMRNQQRDRQVPEDVIVEMYRHLQLSPPRLQEGFDYLLSPLAKNESEWID; from the coding sequence ATGGCAGAGGCGATCATCCTCATCGGCGTACCTGGGAGCGGCAAATCTACCCTCGCTCAAGCCCTGCTCCAGCAGACCAGTAATGCAGTGATTGTCAGCCCCGATCGGGTGCGGGAACAGCTCTACGGTGATGCTAGGATTCAAGGTAACTGGAGTGAAATTTGGCGAGCAGTGGAGTCCGCTTTTGCCAGAGCCAGTGCCGATCGCCACTCCGTGATATATGATGCCACAAACTATCGGGCGGAATATCGGCGGAAAGTCATAGACCTGGCACGGAAGTACGGCTTTGACCCCATTCGCGGCTGGTGGCTGAATGAACCCCTATGGGTATGTCTTATGCGTAATCAACAGCGCGATCGGCAAGTGCCCGAAGATGTAATTGTGGAGATGTATCGCCATCTGCAACTGTCGCCCCCCCGCCTGCAGGAAGGATTCGATTATCTGCTATCCCCTTTAGCCAAAAATGAAAGTGAATGGATTGACTAA
- a CDS encoding glutathione peroxidase, giving the protein MPTLHEYTVTNIDGQPVNLSQYAGKVCLVVNVASQCGYTPQYKGLEELYQKYKDRGFVILGFPSNDFGAQEPGTEEQIKEFTKSRYGVTFDLFSKVKVKGPDKVPVYQCLTSETNKEVQWNFNKYLVDKQGKVVKYYPSSVAPDNPELIKDIEALLNA; this is encoded by the coding sequence ATGCCCACTTTACACGAATATACGGTTACTAATATTGACGGACAGCCCGTGAATTTATCCCAGTACGCAGGGAAGGTCTGCTTGGTAGTGAATGTTGCTTCCCAGTGCGGCTATACACCCCAGTACAAGGGCTTGGAGGAGTTGTATCAGAAATACAAAGACCGCGGTTTCGTTATTCTGGGCTTCCCCAGTAATGATTTTGGGGCACAGGAACCTGGCACAGAGGAGCAAATCAAGGAGTTCACTAAGTCCCGTTATGGGGTAACCTTCGATCTGTTCAGCAAAGTGAAAGTCAAGGGTCCAGATAAAGTGCCCGTTTACCAGTGCCTCACTTCTGAAACCAACAAGGAAGTGCAGTGGAACTTTAACAAGTACTTGGTGGACAAACAGGGTAAGGTGGTCAAATACTACCCCTCAAGTGTTGCGCCCGATAACCCTGAGTTGATTAAAGACATTGAAGCACTGCTCAACGCCTAG
- a CDS encoding precorrin-8X methylmutase, which produces MDYLRDGAEIYRRSFATIRAETDLSHLPPALEPIVVRLIHSCGMPDIVQDLAYGGDVATIGKQALQGGSPILCDSEMVAQGINKAFLPAQNQVICTLHHPRVPELAKRLGNTRSAVAVDLWREYVAGSVIAIGNAPTALFRLLELLAVGYPRPAVILGFPVGFVGAAEAKQALAENPWGIPFLTLHGRRGGSSLAVAAVNGLALA; this is translated from the coding sequence ATGGACTACCTGCGGGATGGGGCAGAAATCTATCGCCGTTCCTTCGCCACCATTAGAGCGGAGACAGACCTGTCCCACCTGCCCCCAGCCTTAGAACCGATCGTGGTGCGCTTAATCCACAGTTGCGGCATGCCGGATATTGTCCAGGATTTAGCCTATGGTGGGGATGTAGCAACGATCGGCAAGCAAGCGCTGCAAGGGGGGTCGCCCATTTTATGTGATAGTGAGATGGTGGCGCAAGGGATTAACAAAGCTTTTCTCCCCGCTCAAAATCAGGTAATTTGTACGCTCCATCACCCGCGGGTGCCGGAGTTGGCAAAAAGGCTAGGCAATACCCGATCGGCGGTGGCAGTAGATTTATGGCGGGAATATGTAGCGGGGTCAGTAATAGCTATTGGCAATGCCCCTACGGCTTTGTTTCGGCTCCTAGAATTGTTAGCGGTGGGGTATCCCAGACCAGCCGTGATTTTAGGTTTTCCTGTGGGCTTTGTGGGGGCAGCGGAAGCCAAACAGGCCCTGGCGGAGAATCCCTGGGGTATACCCTTTCTCACTCTCCATGGGCGCAGGGGGGGGAGTAGCCTGGCAGTAGCGGCGGTCAACGGGTTGGCTTTGGCATGA
- the cobI gene encoding precorrin-2 C(20)-methyltransferase, with protein MTTIYGIGVGPGDPELITVKGLRILQSCGVVVYQAADGHKSNARRIVEGYLCPHQIEVVYHLPRSLDATEVDYDRAIAPLLPYLELGQDVAVICEGDPLLYGSFMYVFTRLQGKYPIEVIPGICSPLGAAAALGLPLSYRQEVFKIIPATLDAARLRNELDSVDACAIIKLTRHFAKVRSVLQELQLLPRAIYIERATMAEQKVIPLELVDPDRVPYFSLILVPSLSRL; from the coding sequence ATGACCACAATCTATGGCATTGGTGTTGGTCCTGGTGACCCTGAACTAATTACGGTCAAGGGCTTGCGTATTTTACAGTCCTGTGGGGTGGTGGTCTATCAGGCAGCCGATGGTCACAAAAGTAATGCGCGGCGGATAGTGGAGGGTTATTTGTGCCCCCACCAAATTGAAGTTGTCTATCACTTGCCTCGCTCTTTAGATGCCACAGAAGTGGATTACGACAGGGCAATCGCTCCCCTGTTGCCCTATTTGGAATTGGGTCAGGACGTGGCTGTCATTTGTGAGGGTGACCCCCTGTTATATGGCTCATTTATGTATGTATTTACAAGATTGCAGGGTAAGTATCCCATCGAGGTTATTCCTGGTATTTGTTCGCCTTTGGGCGCAGCGGCGGCACTGGGTTTGCCCCTAAGTTATCGTCAGGAAGTGTTCAAAATTATCCCCGCTACTTTGGATGCTGCTAGGCTAAGAAATGAACTAGATTCTGTCGATGCCTGTGCCATTATTAAGCTGACTAGACATTTTGCGAAGGTACGATCGGTCTTGCAAGAACTACAGCTCTTACCCAGGGCTATTTACATTGAAAGAGCAACCATGGCGGAGCAAAAAGTCATACCCCTAGAATTGGTTGACCCCGATCGTGTTCCCTATTTCTCTCTGATTTTAGTGCCCAGCCTTAGCCGTCTATGA
- the cobJ gene encoding precorrin-3B C(17)-methyltransferase — translation MRELAILVLGEGGIRIAQLLQSHYPSSKIYGWAKRVCFADIFFTEFAPTCQQLYRDGYSLVGICSAGILIRSLAPILQDKTIEPPVIALSEDGSTVVPLLGGLQGANELATVIAQILHTQPAITSTGSNRFKVSLLSPPQGYRLLNPIGEAKHFLADLLAGAKVKLNVSIDCPNPDWLTNSDLPISDNATHQITITTASKIDDLSHSHLAYQCTPLRGKLAVVGLGPGDVDKLTPAVQQIISGSTDIVGYHTYIKLLSKFTGHKTVHSFDNKQETDRAHLAIALAQQGKQVVVVSSGDAGIFGMATTVLEVLDKTDTDINFDLTFHPGISAVQTLAAKVGAPLGHDFAVISLSDHLKPWSTIADRLRALAQTDFVIAIYNPASSTRRSQIHQAKAILAQYRSPQNVVVVGKNLDRPGEEVIITTLQDFNPDLVDMQTIVLVGSSHTKIISKRNQVWVYTPRFYHSTGGEQDGQGGGAGGDDRERQF, via the coding sequence ATGAGAGAGTTAGCGATTTTAGTGTTAGGAGAAGGGGGGATAAGGATAGCTCAGTTGCTGCAATCTCACTACCCTAGCAGTAAAATCTATGGCTGGGCAAAACGGGTATGCTTTGCTGATATTTTTTTTACAGAATTTGCCCCTACTTGTCAGCAGCTATACCGAGATGGTTACAGCTTAGTGGGGATTTGTAGTGCAGGTATTCTGATTAGGAGTCTCGCCCCTATTTTGCAGGATAAAACGATTGAACCCCCTGTTATTGCCCTCTCTGAGGATGGCAGTACCGTAGTTCCCCTCTTGGGTGGTCTGCAGGGAGCCAATGAGTTAGCCACAGTGATTGCCCAAATTTTGCACACTCAGCCTGCCATTACTAGCACAGGCAGTAACCGCTTTAAGGTAAGTTTACTATCGCCACCCCAGGGCTACAGATTGTTGAACCCCATTGGGGAGGCTAAACATTTCTTGGCAGACTTGTTAGCAGGGGCAAAAGTCAAGCTCAATGTGTCGATCGATTGCCCCAATCCTGACTGGCTGACCAATAGCGATTTACCCATTAGTGATAATGCTACCCATCAAATTACTATTACCACGGCAAGCAAAATTGATGACTTGAGTCATAGCCATTTAGCCTATCAATGTACACCCCTTAGGGGCAAATTAGCAGTTGTGGGATTAGGTCCTGGGGATGTTGACAAGCTTACTCCTGCAGTACAACAAATCATATCTGGCAGTACCGATATTGTCGGCTACCACACCTACATCAAACTGCTATCTAAATTTACTGGTCATAAAACTGTCCACAGTTTTGATAACAAACAGGAAACCGATCGTGCCCATCTAGCTATTGCGTTAGCCCAACAGGGAAAACAGGTAGTGGTAGTTTCTTCAGGGGATGCAGGCATTTTTGGCATGGCAACTACGGTCTTGGAAGTGTTAGATAAAACAGACACGGATATAAATTTTGACCTCACCTTCCACCCTGGCATTTCGGCAGTCCAAACTTTGGCAGCTAAGGTGGGCGCTCCCCTCGGTCATGACTTTGCCGTAATTTCCCTGTCCGACCATCTCAAACCTTGGTCAACAATTGCCGATCGTCTCCGTGCCCTTGCCCAAACCGACTTTGTCATTGCTATCTACAACCCTGCCTCTAGTACCCGTCGCAGCCAAATCCATCAAGCTAAAGCTATACTAGCCCAATATCGATCGCCCCAAAATGTGGTGGTGGTGGGGAAAAATCTCGATCGCCCAGGTGAAGAAGTGATTATCACAACTTTGCAAGACTTCAACCCCGATTTAGTCGATATGCAAACGATCGTTTTAGTCGGTTCCAGTCACACCAAAATCATCAGCAAGAGAAATCAGGTTTGGGTTTACACCCCCCGTTTTTACCACTCTACTGGGGGGGAGCAGGACGGACAGGGCGGCGGGGCAGGCGGGGACGATCGAGAGCGGCAGTTTTAG
- the tpiA gene encoding triose-phosphate isomerase, producing the protein MNYGRKQIIAGNWKMYKTQPEARDFLIKFLPQLHSDRVWWLDEQKSNHVPDIVICAPFTKLQFLSEILVLAPRNLMIGAQNIHWADEGPFTGEISGQMLNEYNVRYVIVGHSERRHYFCDTDETVRKRVMAAQAHNITPILCIGETKLQRESGVAEDVLTSQLTNALEGIDITNLVIAYEPVWAIGTGDTCHPQEANRMLKHIRSVLNSDRITLLYGGSVKPDNIDELMAQPEIDGVLVGGASLDPNSFARIVNFHLPTPRP; encoded by the coding sequence GTGAACTACGGTCGCAAGCAAATCATTGCCGGCAACTGGAAAATGTATAAGACCCAGCCAGAAGCGCGGGATTTTCTCATTAAGTTTTTGCCCCAACTCCACAGCGATCGGGTGTGGTGGCTAGATGAACAAAAGAGTAACCATGTACCCGATATTGTGATCTGTGCGCCTTTCACTAAGTTACAATTCCTCTCCGAAATTCTGGTATTAGCTCCTAGAAATTTAATGATCGGGGCGCAAAATATTCACTGGGCAGATGAGGGTCCCTTTACAGGGGAAATTTCCGGGCAGATGCTCAATGAGTACAATGTCCGCTATGTGATTGTGGGGCACAGTGAACGTCGCCACTATTTCTGTGATACGGATGAAACAGTACGCAAGCGGGTCATGGCTGCCCAAGCCCATAATATTACTCCCATCCTGTGTATTGGTGAAACTAAACTGCAGCGGGAGTCAGGGGTAGCGGAAGATGTCTTGACCAGTCAATTGACTAATGCCCTAGAGGGAATTGACATTACTAACTTAGTCATTGCCTATGAACCTGTCTGGGCGATCGGGACGGGGGATACCTGCCACCCCCAAGAGGCAAATCGGATGCTCAAACATATCCGCTCTGTGCTTAACTCCGATCGGATTACGCTCCTCTACGGTGGCTCAGTCAAGCCGGACAACATTGATGAATTAATGGCGCAACCGGAAATTGATGGTGTACTGGTTGGTGGTGCTAGCCTTGACCCCAATAGTTTTGCGCGGATAGTTAATTTCCATCTCCCCACTCCTAGACCATGA